The sequence below is a genomic window from Leptospira inadai serovar Lyme str. 10.
CCGCGTCGAAAAGGTCTTTCTTTCCGCCCAATGTCTGCTGCAAAAGAGTCAGGGTCCGGCGAGCATCTTTCGGATGTATTAGTGCCTTCCAGAATTCGAGATTTCTAATTAACTCTTTCCGAGAATATCCCAGTATATCGTCGAGTTCCTCTCCGGGAAGAATCGGATTCGAGGCTATATCCCAAACCCAGAGGTCTTCCGATAGGTCCTTAATCAGTAGGTCGAATCTTTCGTGAGTTCCGCTAAGGAGAGAGTCGATCGCTTTTCGTTTGCGAAGGTCTTCTATTTGGACGCTGAGCAGCGATTCAGAATTTTTTAATTTAGAAAATCGGACTTTGCACGGAAAAGAGAAATTGTTCGAGTTTAAATACTCCCAGCAAAAGGATACCTCTCCGTTTTGTCGGCAGACTTCAAGTTTAGAACTAAGTAATTCACGCGATTTTTGCCCGTCCGGCTGCAGTTCCGGAGAAAGGTTTATCATCTTTCTTTTCAACAATTCGTTTCTGGAATGCCCGAATAGCGGAAGGATCGCCGCGTTTACTTCCCTGAATTTTCCGGACGAGAAATCTAAAATTGCGGTAGGAGTGGGCGAACAATCTAGAAGCTCTTCGAAGAAGAATCCGTTTCCGGTGCGATTCTTTAATTGTGCCTCCAGGGCTTTAATGCGTCGCTTCGCTTTGCGTAGCTCACCGGACATGTCTTCGGCTTTTTCTTTTTTGGGTGAACGATTCACAGATTTTCACTAACTAAACCGGACAAAGATAACCTTGAAAATCAAAAAAACCGTTTGAAACCGGAAAGATGCTAGGAAGGCGGGGGCTGCAGGCAGCCGTCTTGGATCGTTGGCGAAAGTGCCGGGAGGGGCTTGAAATCCGGAATGAATATACGATTTACCCGAATGCCGCAAACCGTTTCGCGCACTGGAATCGGCCGATTTCAAACGATGAGTGTCCGAGAGAATCGTTACTTTTTGTAATACTTCTAAAAAAATTCCGAAAATCGAAACGTTTATAGATTCGCCCCCCGGTTGGAACGCCTTCCAATAATAATATTCTTAAATTGCCCAATGAATCGGATCGACTCGGGAGTCGAGATTGCCCGTTCGGTGTTTTACAAGGAATCGATTCTGATCTATGCCCGACAAACTTAGGTCGGTTAGGAGAACCCTCTCTTCGGTTATTAAATATGCGAAATATTTAGGACGTTATCAAAATCAAGTTGGATTTGGATGTCCTACATCCCATGCGTTACGGTGCCTTCCAAAAGAGTCGCTGCGCAGTTAGTCGCTCGTCTCCCCTTCACTGTCTAAGTTTAAATATTGTTCAGGAGAAACAATTTTCAGAGATTTCAAATTATATAAGACAAGTAAATCTTGATCGCCCGTTATCAAATAATCGACTTTCGCAGCAAGAGCGCTTTCCAGTATATGATAATCGTCTCTATCTCTAAGTCCTGAGTAATCCGATAATGAAATGTTTGCCGTCTTTTTAGTAATTAATTCAATCTCGGATAAGATAATTGAAATAAATTCTTCATTTAATTTGAATTTTGGTTTCTTCAAAGTCAATTCTATCTCTTTCAGTATAGAGTTAGAAATATAGCCAATTACTTTGCCGGAGATAAGTTCTTCTAATATTATTCTAGGCTTTCCACCGAATAATATTGCCGATATATAAACATTGGTATCTAATAAAACCTTTTGCATTAGGAAGTTTTCTTTTGCTTCCTGATACGTTTTATTTCATCTATCAGAGAACTTTCCGTTATATTCGATGTTTTAGAAATAGCTGAACCAATCTCGAAAATTTTCTCCCACTTAGATTTCTTTTCAATATATGCGCGTGCAGCCTCTCTTATTAATTCGGATCGAGACCTATGTTCTCTTTTGGCTATTTTATCTATTTCCTTTAAGAGGCCCTGTTCGAATGAAATATTGACAGTCTGGTTCATGATTTAATCATATACAATCTTTGTATACTGGTCAAATCAAATATTCTTTTAAAGTCCGATTTTAGGGCGCCATGCGACTAAGGAAGAGGGCTTGCCGAAATCCCGGGCGGGTGGCAAGCCAAGCCCTGCGATAATGACACTGTCCGAGTTACAAAGCGGAATTTGGAAAAGCCAAAGCAAGGTTCGCGTGGCGATCCCGAAGCGCCTCGACAATTTTTAGTTATACGCCTTGCTTAATTAACTAGCTTGAGTTCTTGAAATTTTTTGATCGTTTTTAATTCGTTTTTGAGCTCATATTGTTTAACTTCTAAATCATAATGAGCTTGTATTGATAGCCAGAACTCGGGCGAATTTCCAAAAAACCGAGAAAACCTTAACGCAGTATCAGCAGTAATAGAACGACGACCGTGAATTATTTCACTTATACGTTTTTGATCGATATGAGTAGCTTGAGCTAATTTATAAGCCGTAATTTCCATCGGCTTTAGAAAATCTTCTATTAAGATTTCACCAGGGTGAATATTCATTAATTCTTTATTCATAATTACCGCCGTCTAATGATAATCGACAATCTCAACATTTGTTACGTTACCATTTTCCCAAATAAAGCAGATCCTATACTGCATATTAATGGAAATACTATGTTGTCCTCGCCTATCTCCAGATAGAGCATGCAATCTGTTACCGGGAGGAATTTTTAAATCTTCTAAAGTCTTCGCGCTATCTAAATGTATAAGCTTCCGTCTAACTGTTCTTTGTATATCCTTCGGAAATTTCTTCGAAAACTTACCCAGCCATATGGTTTCGCATTCTTTATCAGAAAAAGAAAGGATCACAACTCATAATGGCGCCATTCACCATTGGTGTCAAGCACCATTAATAATGGTTTGAAGCAAATTTTGTAGTTTTTCATATTTAAAATAAGTTTTAAGCATGGCGCATTACTGCCGATCTCCGAGCCACGGGAGAAGTATCGGCCCCTGAAATTTTGATATTATTATTTTATAATTAGTTGTGCACAATTACTTAGAGTGAGGCTTGCTTTGCAAGACAAGTGACAAAGCGGAATGCTCTATAATGCATTTTCCCGGCTTTCCAGAAAAAACTCGCGAGAAACCTAATCGTGTTTCTTGGGCGCCTCCTCACTTTGTGAGGACCGGGCTGCTCCGGGTTCGCGTAGTCACGCTCATCCAACACCTCTAGTTTTGTTAATGCAGCCCGCGTTTTAATCGGGTGTTGGACGAAAGCCCTACGCATCCCTGGCGCTAACAGAGGACAGAGGACAGAGGACAGAGGACAGAGGACAGAGGACAGAGGACAGAGGACAGAGGACAGAGGACAGAGGACAGAGGACAGAGGACAGAGGACAGAGGACAGAGGACAGAGGACAGAGGACAGAGGACAGAAAATTATTCCTATTACCCTGACAACAATTTTTTTAAAAACGAATTATGTTGGAGCGAAGTGTCACTGGATTTTCGATGTGTAAGCGGAGTTTCCGTGTTCTATAGAAAGATTCCTATGTTGCAATAGATCTTTCCTCTGCCTCTATTACTTTTCCAACATCTAGGCAGCTACTGTCTTCAGTCCTCAGTCTTCTGTCCTCTGCATTAAGGATCGGCGCGGTTAATAATCGTCTCGATCATTCTTCTTTGTTTTTCCAGAGATTCTTTTTCGATTCCATTCTTTGTTTGATAGATCGGTTTTCCTTTCTCATATATGATTAGTTGCCAGGGGCGTTTTTGCATAATTACGTGAACGTAAGAAACGAACGATTCCGCAAAGAAGTCGTCCGCGTTCGTCGCCGAATATAAGGTTGGAAAAGGAGTTTTTTCTAAAATAGGATAGATGTTATTCCAGTTTTCTTGCAATGCAAGAGACGAGGAGTAGAATTTTATCCGGGATCTGAACTTAAACTGCGAATCGTCGTAAACGGATTTCTTTTCGGATTTCCAAATCCCATGGTAGAACGGAAGGCTCTCGAATTTCCTCGTTTTTCCCCTAAGATCCGGGCCGATTCCCGTGGCGACGGAAAGTATATGTCCGAATTCGTGGAGAAGTATGTATCTCAATGCGTTGACTTTGGTATTCGAATTTTCCTCTTCGATTTTGATTTTGATCGCGGTATTGCCCGGCTTAAAAGCGGAGTTTTCCTTATAGCTGATCCAGTCATTGGCGTTTTTATTTAAAATCTGCGAATCCAAGATCACGAACCCTCCGATTGCGTGCCCATTCCGATAAACGAAACCGCTAACGGCACTGCCTCCTAAATTTTCGCAAACGTATATTCTAAATAAAAATTCGGTTAACAACTTGTTAATCGAATTCGGGAGTTCTTTTTTTAGCGACTTGACTTCCTCGGCAATGATTCGCCAGGATCCCGAAGAGGAAGGAACTTCTTCGAATCCGTCGATTCGATTTAAGGCCGTGACGAAATTCTTGGCTTCGACGTCCAATGGAAAGACTCTAAATTCCCAGGACGGAGCCCGATCCTTATAAAATCCGCTCTCGGTCAGGGGGCTAGTATTAAAGAGATCCATGTACGGGTTGGTCTCTTCCGATTCTTGTCTGCAAGCGGAGCCGAAAACTACCGAGACAAGCAAGACTAAGAATCGACACACTTCTACCGCATGTTTTATCGAACTCATCGTAATGCCGAATCTCGGATTATGGAAACTTTAGTTAGATAGGAAAGTATTTTTCTTTGCATTGCAAAAAATGAAGGGCATCTTTCTCGGGTTTAAGGTTTGCAATCAATCGACCGAATGCGAGATTTGTGCCTATTCGTTATGAAGTTCGGAGCCGTTTCGTATTCTTCTAGAATCTTTGTCGATCGCCGGTCATGGTCAGGGGCATTCTTGTTAGCCGGTCTATTAGTTTCGAACACTTCGCAATTTGCGGAGGTTACGAATCCTTGGAATCTTCCGATTACGGAGAGGATCTTAAATCGCAAACATATTTTACATATCATTCTCGAAACAAGACCGGGAGAATATAGGGTCACACTTTTGATAAACGAAAGGTTTCCTTATAACTATAAGTCCAAATCCGCTCCCTTTTTTGTCCGGGTCAGGGATGCTAAGGCCGGTTTAGAATTGGCCGAGAAATTGGATAAATATTTGGATCGAGGTTATAACCTTCGAGTTCTTTTGAACGGCTCCGAGATCATTGAATACGAACTTGATGAATCTATTAAATAGTAAAGCCGGCGGCATTTTAAATCCTTGGAGTTTCCTAGAACGGGAGTTCGATTATAAAGAAATCGGTGCTTGGCGAGATCTAATACGGATCGATCAATCGTTTATCCGGATCGCTTTCCTGCTCCATTTTCTCGTATATTTTCTATTGCTTATTCCGGACGTTCGTCAATCCGAGAGAGGGACCGTCTATTTCGGAATCATATTAAGTTTAAACCTGCTTAGTTTCGTTCTCTCGTTTCAGAGACGTTATTTATCGGCGATCATCCACGGAACGAATTTTTCGATCGTTTTCCTCGTGATGCTGATTTTAAACGAGTCGTTTTATATTTTTCACGATCTACACAGCCTTCAATTATATAATAATTATTTTCTATTGGTTGGGTTTCTTGTCCTATTTCAGATGTTTAGACTTAGGGCGGAAGGTTGTTTGGTTACCGGAGCATATTCGATCGTCCTTCATCTCGGTTTCGTATACGTGAAAGTTAAAGGGATGAATTTGAGTCTTGCGCCTTTGGTGCTGCTGATCCCCGACGTCGTTTATATCATCCTTAGCATCATCGGAACCGCAATCGTGATTATCGTAAGGAGGCTTGTGAGAATATCTTCGGAATTGGATTCGGATTATCGGTTTCTGCAACACGAACTTCAGATCGCGAGGAAAGTACAGGAAACGTTATTTCCCGAAGAAATCAGTGTTAAAGGATTTAGATACGAAGTGTACCGATCCATGCCCAATGAAATCGGCGGGGATTTCTACGATTTTGTGCAATTAAGGGAGGGAAATACCGGCGTTTTTTTGACAGATATCGCGGGTCACGGAATCGCATCGGCACTCGTGGCTTCGTTTATCAAGATTATGGTCGCAACGATGCCGTATCGATTGAAGCTTCACCCGGTCCGCCTTTTGGAATACATAGACGATACGTTACTAAGGCAGTTCAAGTCTCATCACGCATCGGGCGTTTACATTTTCTTCGATTTTATCTCGAAAGAGATCCATTTCGCAAACGGAGGACATCCCTATCTAATCCATTCCCAAAACGGCAGCGAATTTAGGGAAATCGAGACGACAGGAAGTATTTTAGGCTTCGGAATCAAGCGACCGATCGCGGAACTCGTAACTTTACCGATTCGTTCGGGAGAACGCCTTTTTCTGTACACCGACGGGTTGATCGAGAATCGAAATGAGGAAGGAAAACAGCTTGGTACGGAAGGGCTTTTGGAAATATTGAATAGCAATAGGATCGCCGAGAATCTAAAAGCATTTAAGGAAGCGATCCAATCGGATCTCGCTAAGTTTTTCGGCGATGTCGAATTCGAAGACGATACTCTTTTTTTGATAATAGAAATGGAATAGGAATCAAATACTATGAGCGAAATTTTGATCAATATAACGAAAGAAGGCGGGATTGCGGTTTTAGAAATAAATCGACCTTCTGCGTTAAACGCCTTGAATGAAGAATTGCTAATTCAGATTAAAGAGTCGTTTCAGTCTCTGGAAAAGGACGGAGCTACTAGGGTTGCAATTATTACCGGCCAAGGGAAAGCCTTCGTAGCGGGAGCGGACATCGCAAAAATGCGGGAACTTGAGGCAAAAGAAGCGGAAAGTTTTTCAAGAATCGGACAGGAAGCATTCGACGCGATTCAGAACAGCGAAATCGTTTCCGTCGCCGCAGTGAACGGTTTTGCGTTGGGTGGCGGATTGGAATTGGCTCTGGCCTGCGATATCCGTGTAGGAGCGGAGAAAGCCAAGTTGGGTCTTCCCGAAGTTTCCCTGGGTTTGATTCCCGGATTCGGAGGAACGCAAAGACTTGCGCGATTGATCGGTTATGGTAGAGCCATCGAACTCGTCCTTACCGGGGATATGATTTCGGCCGAAGAAGCGTATAGGATCGGATTACTTAATAAATTTGTAAAGGACGGCGAGGACCTGATGTCGGTTGCAAAGCAAATCGCTCAGTCTCTTTTGAAAAAAGGTCCTCTTGCGGTCAAGACGGCCAAAAAAATCGTTCGGGAAGGATTGGACGGCCCTCAATCCAAAGGCATGGAAGCGGAATGCAAAGCCTTCGGGGGCCTGTTTGCAGGAAAAGAATCTAAGGAAGGAATGGGCGCGTTTTTGGAGAAACGACAACCTAACTTTTAAGACTTGGACGTAAGATGAAGCCGAGCGTATTCGCAGTTATTTTCTTTCTACTTCTTTTTCCCGCCGCGGGTCGGGGAGAATACCAATCTCCCATTTATCTGGAAAAGGCCGTTATTTACGTAAACGAACACCCCTTGGTGGTCGAGATCGCGAATACGGAGCCTTCGAGACAAAGAGGTCTGATGTTCAGAAAGAAGTTGCCCGAAAATGAAGGAATGCTATTCATTTTTCCTTCCGAAGATTATCTGACCTTTTGGATGAAGAATACCTTGATTCCGTTAAGTATCGCTTACTTTAATAAGGATAAAAGAATGGTGGATACGTACGAGATGGAGCCGAATCAAACGAAGACTCTATACCATTCCTCCGAGAAAGTACTGTATGCGTTGGAGGCGAACAAGGGATGGTTTGCAAAGAAAGGACTGGGGCGATTTGCGGTCCTAAAGATGGAATCCCGCTTTATCGGTAAGTAAGTTCGCTGAAATTTGCCGAAAAAATTCGAACGAAAAAGGATTCTCGAACGAGAATCCTTTTTTTAAGCGAAGTCGGAATTAAAGCGCTTCGACGACCTGGGACTGTAAATCGGCCAAGGTCTTGGCTTCGATTACTTTAGAGGATTTTAACTTTCCTTGCTCCACTAGTTTCAGGATTACCTGAGATCCAACCGTTTCGGAAGTTACCTCCACTTCTACTAGTTTATTTCCTTCCGACTTAAAGAATTTGCCCGGTTGATTTCGTAACGCCGTCAAAGTTTCGAACTTACCGTCCTTTTCCACACTGAGATCCAATCGAGAGCCGAATCTCGTAAATGTGAGAGTAATTTGTGTCCCGTCCTGCAGGAATGTTTTTGCAAATTTACCTTCTTTATCGAATTCGTTTAAGCCGACCGGATTGCTGCCGCTCCAGAATTCGATTAGATTAAACAATACAACGTCTACGAAAATTCCTATACCGTACAAAATTGCGAAGGGAAAATACAATAGTAAGGTTTTTACGAACTTATTAAAGAATCCGCTCCCTATATTGATTCCGTCATGCGCGCTGAAGAATTTATGAGTTACCGCGAACCTGCCGAAACAATTTGCAAGGGAACCAAGCGAGACCATCGCAACTACGAGTAGCAGGAGGGTTTTTTTTAAGATTTTTTTTACCATATCGAATTGGACTCCGTTTCTTGGGATTTATTAGCAGAGTTCTCTTTGAAAGTAAAAATCTTGCAAGATAATTCCAATCGTATATAGGATCTACGTCGAAATTTATTCCGTTTTGTTTTTTCCTGCATTCGAATCGGTACTCGAGGAGGTGCGAGAATCCCTTGACCGTCTTACGGCTTCGGTATTTCTGGATCTACGGTTGGTCTTACCGGCCAGTAGGAAGCTCGATTTGAGATCGGGTTTTTGACTCAAAGGGAGCACGGATTTTGCTTTTTCCCACGCTCGAATTTTTCCTCTTTTTTTCCTTCGTATTCCTAGTTCACTGGTATGTTCTCCCGCTCCTATTTCCGAATCACCATATTCGAAAATTCTTCGTCCATGTATTTCTTTTAATCACAAGCTATGCCTTCTATATGAGCTGGGATTGGAGATTCGGCGGACTGATCCTGCTTTCCACCGTGATCGATTTCGTCCTCGCGGATAAGATTCATGAATCGAAGGACCCCGCCTTCCGCAAATCGATGATCACTCTGAGTTTAGTGTTGAACTTGGTGTTCATTCTAGGCTTCTTTAAATACTACAATTTTTTATGCGGAAGTTTGAATGACCTGCTATCAGTTCTCGGCCTTCCCGGTATCTTCCCGATTCTAAAAATCGTTCTGCCTGTCGGTGTTTCGTTTTATACATTCCAATCCCTGAGTTATACGATCGATGTTTATCGAGGCACAATCCCGTCCGAAAAAAGCTTTTTAAGATTTGCCTTATTCGTATCCTTTTTCCCTCAGTTGGTGGCCGGACCGATCGTTACGGCTAAAACCTTCCTGCCTCAGCTGGAGACGGAAAAAAAGTTAGAGTCTATTCCGTTTAGAAAGGCCATACGCTATTTCTTTTTGGGATATTTTAAAAAGGTAATTCTTTCGGACAATGTGTCTCCGATCGGTGATCTAATCTTTAAGAATCCGGAGTCGTATTCCACGGAAGCGCTTTGGCTAGCGGCCTTCCTCTTTTGGGTTCAGGTTTATTGCGATTTCAGCGGCTATACGGATATGGCTTACAGCTGTGCTCTATTGCTCGGATATGAATTGCCGGAAAACTTTCGAATGCCCTACCTCTCTCGGAGTGTGACCGAACATTGGAGGAGATGGCATATCACCTTATCCAGCTGGCTCCGAGATTACGTATACATTTCTCTAGGCGGAAGCAGGACGGGGGCTTTTCGTCATCGATTTAATATTTGGTTTACGATGTTTGTTGCCGGATTTTGGCACGGGGCCAACTGGACTTTTGTCCTTTGGGGTTCCATCCAAGGCGGTTTCTTACTGATCGAG
It includes:
- a CDS encoding putative toxin-antitoxin system toxin component, PIN family translates to MQKVLLDTNVYISAILFGGKPRIILEELISGKVIGYISNSILKEIELTLKKPKFKLNEEFISIILSEIELITKKTANISLSDYSGLRDRDDYHILESALAAKVDYLITGDQDLLVLYNLKSLKIVSPEQYLNLDSEGETSD
- a CDS encoding CopG family ribbon-helix-helix protein is translated as MNQTVNISFEQGLLKEIDKIAKREHRSRSELIREAARAYIEKKSKWEKIFEIGSAISKTSNITESSLIDEIKRIRKQKKTS
- a CDS encoding HigA family addiction module antitoxin, with product MNKELMNIHPGEILIEDFLKPMEITAYKLAQATHIDQKRISEIIHGRRSITADTALRFSRFFGNSPEFWLSIQAHYDLEVKQYELKNELKTIKKFQELKLVN
- a CDS encoding type II toxin-antitoxin system RelE/ParE family toxin, whose amino-acid sequence is MILSFSDKECETIWLGKFSKKFPKDIQRTVRRKLIHLDSAKTLEDLKIPPGNRLHALSGDRRGQHSISINMQYRICFIWENGNVTNVEIVDYH
- a CDS encoding PP2C family protein-serine/threonine phosphatase, which produces MNLLNSKAGGILNPWSFLEREFDYKEIGAWRDLIRIDQSFIRIAFLLHFLVYFLLLIPDVRQSERGTVYFGIILSLNLLSFVLSFQRRYLSAIIHGTNFSIVFLVMLILNESFYIFHDLHSLQLYNNYFLLVGFLVLFQMFRLRAEGCLVTGAYSIVLHLGFVYVKVKGMNLSLAPLVLLIPDVVYIILSIIGTAIVIIVRRLVRISSELDSDYRFLQHELQIARKVQETLFPEEISVKGFRYEVYRSMPNEIGGDFYDFVQLREGNTGVFLTDIAGHGIASALVASFIKIMVATMPYRLKLHPVRLLEYIDDTLLRQFKSHHASGVYIFFDFISKEIHFANGGHPYLIHSQNGSEFREIETTGSILGFGIKRPIAELVTLPIRSGERLFLYTDGLIENRNEEGKQLGTEGLLEILNSNRIAENLKAFKEAIQSDLAKFFGDVEFEDDTLFLIIEME
- a CDS encoding enoyl-CoA hydratase/isomerase family protein, translated to MSEILINITKEGGIAVLEINRPSALNALNEELLIQIKESFQSLEKDGATRVAIITGQGKAFVAGADIAKMRELEAKEAESFSRIGQEAFDAIQNSEIVSVAAVNGFALGGGLELALACDIRVGAEKAKLGLPEVSLGLIPGFGGTQRLARLIGYGRAIELVLTGDMISAEEAYRIGLLNKFVKDGEDLMSVAKQIAQSLLKKGPLAVKTAKKIVREGLDGPQSKGMEAECKAFGGLFAGKESKEGMGAFLEKRQPNF
- a CDS encoding DUF192 domain-containing protein, which encodes MKPSVFAVIFFLLLFPAAGRGEYQSPIYLEKAVIYVNEHPLVVEIANTEPSRQRGLMFRKKLPENEGMLFIFPSEDYLTFWMKNTLIPLSIAYFNKDKRMVDTYEMEPNQTKTLYHSSEKVLYALEANKGWFAKKGLGRFAVLKMESRFIGK
- a CDS encoding DUF3332 family protein, whose amino-acid sequence is MVKKILKKTLLLLVVAMVSLGSLANCFGRFAVTHKFFSAHDGINIGSGFFNKFVKTLLLYFPFAILYGIGIFVDVVLFNLIEFWSGSNPVGLNEFDKEGKFAKTFLQDGTQITLTFTRFGSRLDLSVEKDGKFETLTALRNQPGKFFKSEGNKLVEVEVTSETVGSQVILKLVEQGKLKSSKVIEAKTLADLQSQVVEAL
- a CDS encoding MBOAT family O-acyltransferase; this encodes MLFPTLEFFLFFSFVFLVHWYVLPLLFPNHHIRKFFVHVFLLITSYAFYMSWDWRFGGLILLSTVIDFVLADKIHESKDPAFRKSMITLSLVLNLVFILGFFKYYNFLCGSLNDLLSVLGLPGIFPILKIVLPVGVSFYTFQSLSYTIDVYRGTIPSEKSFLRFALFVSFFPQLVAGPIVTAKTFLPQLETEKKLESIPFRKAIRYFFLGYFKKVILSDNVSPIGDLIFKNPESYSTEALWLAAFLFWVQVYCDFSGYTDMAYSCALLLGYELPENFRMPYLSRSVTEHWRRWHITLSSWLRDYVYISLGGSRTGAFRHRFNIWFTMFVAGFWHGANWTFVLWGSIQGGFLLIESLLKDLKSRLFPNLSLHPTWDNALVPIRIVYTSLVAVTFGVIFRSETLSKAFIMISGMYSYRTGELRPYMFKFGIPAILCVIVGHYLGWLIFEKGKKVQIPVWLEFSLYPFGAVLFALLSPDAEVPFIYFQF